Proteins from a genomic interval of Geodermatophilus obscurus DSM 43160:
- a CDS encoding SAM-dependent methyltransferase, producing MTTTETPPVDATTALAERLFDGVIATLELAAVHLGSELGWYRALAEAPATAPELAERTGTAPRYAREWLEQQAVAGFLTVDDETADPDERRYTLPEAHRPVLVDRDDLAYMPPFAHVAMAFVRNVPRLLEAYRTGGGLSWAEMGDARDAQAAANRAYFLGPMASQDLASVPEIDAALRAGGRVADVGCGMGWSAIGIARAYPRARVDGYDIDEPSVEQARRNAEEAGVADRVRFTTVDAAAAGEQGSYDLVAAFECVHDLADPVSVLAAMRRMARPGGTVLVVDERVAERFTVPGDAIERVMYGYSVTCCLPDGLSTRPSAGTGTVMRPATLERYAREAGFAGVDVLPVDNDFFRFYRLRAEA from the coding sequence ATGACGACGACCGAGACGCCACCCGTCGACGCCACCACCGCCCTGGCCGAGCGCCTGTTCGACGGGGTGATCGCCACCCTGGAACTGGCCGCGGTCCACCTGGGCAGCGAGCTGGGCTGGTACCGCGCCCTCGCCGAGGCCCCCGCCACCGCGCCAGAGCTGGCCGAGCGCACCGGGACGGCCCCGCGGTACGCCCGCGAGTGGCTGGAGCAGCAGGCCGTCGCCGGCTTCCTCACGGTGGACGACGAGACCGCCGACCCCGACGAGCGGCGCTACACGCTCCCGGAGGCGCACCGTCCGGTCCTCGTCGACCGCGACGACCTGGCCTACATGCCGCCGTTCGCCCACGTCGCGATGGCGTTCGTCCGCAACGTCCCCCGGCTGCTCGAGGCCTACCGCACCGGCGGCGGCCTGTCCTGGGCCGAGATGGGCGATGCACGCGACGCGCAGGCCGCCGCGAACCGCGCCTACTTCCTCGGCCCCATGGCCTCGCAGGACCTCGCCTCCGTGCCCGAGATCGACGCGGCGCTGCGGGCCGGCGGCCGGGTCGCCGACGTCGGCTGCGGCATGGGCTGGTCGGCCATCGGCATCGCCCGCGCCTACCCGCGGGCCCGGGTCGACGGGTACGACATCGACGAGCCCTCGGTCGAGCAGGCCCGGCGCAACGCCGAGGAGGCCGGCGTCGCCGACCGGGTCCGGTTCACCACGGTGGACGCCGCGGCCGCGGGGGAGCAGGGCAGCTACGACCTGGTCGCCGCCTTCGAGTGCGTGCACGACCTGGCCGACCCGGTGTCGGTGCTCGCCGCGATGCGCCGGATGGCCCGCCCGGGCGGCACCGTGCTGGTCGTCGACGAGAGGGTGGCCGAGCGGTTCACCGTGCCCGGCGACGCGATCGAGCGCGTCATGTACGGCTACAGCGTCACCTGCTGTCTGCCCGACGGGCTGTCCACCCGGCCCTCGGCGGGCACCGGCACGGTGATGCGCCCCGCCACGCTGGAGCGCTACGCCCGCGAGGCCGGCTTCGCCGGGGTCGACGTCCTGCCTGTGGACAACGACTTCTTCCGCTTCTACCGGCTGCGCGCCGAGGCGTGA
- a CDS encoding class I SAM-dependent methyltransferase, with protein sequence MADLGLLEQLRREPDVEAPDLVAVDATDRLLLDEAAGLLAATGPGEVAVVDDSYGALTLGAAATGARDVRVHQDLLVGELALARNAERTGLTGTHRSLPLGPGLADGVRLVLAKAPKSLDALRELTEVVAASAAPDVTLLVGGRVKHMTHAMNDVLGAGFTEVHATLARQKSRVLVARGPRPGVASTFPRRQEHPDLGLVVCAHGAAFAGTRVDAGTRALLAALRRMTPDARTALDLGCGTGVLATSLALARPGLTVLAGDQSAAAVASAAETAAANGVADRVRVVRDDAASSVPDTSVDLVVCNPPFHLGAAVVTGAADRLFAAAGRVLRPGGELWCVYNNRLPHRAALRRLIGPTQVASSDRRFTVTVSTRR encoded by the coding sequence GTGGCCGACCTCGGGCTCCTCGAGCAGCTGCGGCGCGAGCCGGACGTCGAGGCGCCGGACCTGGTCGCCGTCGACGCCACCGACCGGCTGCTGCTCGACGAGGCGGCCGGGCTGCTCGCCGCGACCGGGCCCGGTGAGGTCGCCGTCGTCGACGACTCCTACGGCGCGCTGACCCTGGGCGCGGCCGCCACCGGCGCCCGCGACGTGCGGGTGCACCAGGACCTGCTGGTCGGCGAGCTGGCCCTGGCCCGCAACGCCGAGCGCACCGGGCTGACCGGCACCCACCGCTCGCTGCCGCTGGGCCCCGGGCTGGCGGACGGCGTCCGGCTCGTGCTGGCCAAGGCGCCGAAGTCGCTGGACGCGCTGCGCGAGCTCACCGAGGTGGTCGCCGCGTCGGCCGCGCCCGACGTCACGCTGCTGGTCGGCGGGCGGGTCAAGCACATGACCCACGCGATGAACGACGTCCTGGGCGCCGGGTTCACCGAGGTGCACGCGACGCTGGCCCGGCAGAAGTCGCGGGTGCTGGTCGCGCGTGGGCCCCGGCCGGGCGTGGCGTCGACCTTCCCGCGCCGGCAGGAGCACCCCGACCTGGGGCTCGTGGTCTGCGCGCACGGCGCCGCGTTCGCCGGCACGAGGGTGGACGCCGGCACCCGCGCCCTGCTGGCCGCGCTGCGCCGGATGACCCCGGACGCCCGGACGGCGTTGGACCTCGGCTGCGGCACCGGCGTGCTGGCCACCTCGCTCGCCCTCGCCCGGCCGGGGCTGACCGTGCTGGCCGGCGACCAGTCCGCGGCGGCGGTGGCCTCGGCGGCGGAGACCGCGGCGGCCAACGGGGTGGCCGACCGGGTGCGCGTGGTGCGGGACGACGCGGCGTCGAGCGTGCCGGACACGAGCGTGGACCTGGTCGTCTGCAACCCGCCCTTCCACCTGGGCGCGGCCGTGGTGACGGGTGCGGCCGACCGGCTGTTCGCCGCGGCGGGGCGGGTGCTGCGGCCCGGCGGCGAGCTGTGGTGCGTCTACAACAACAGGCTGCCGCACCGCGCCGCGCTGCGCCGGCTGATCGGTCCAACACAGGTCGCCTCGTCCGACCGGCGCTTCACGGTCACGGTCTCGACCCGCCGCTGA